In Leptospira licerasiae serovar Varillal str. VAR 010, the sequence TGATAATGGTGAAGTAGTCTTTAGAAGTTGTTTTGTCGCTGGAACTCTTGTCTGGACTAAGGACGGACAAAGACCGATTGAGACGATTAAGGTAGGGGATATTGTTCTTTCTTGGGACGAGGAGTCAGGTCAAAATGAATATAGAGCTGTCACTGAGACTTTTGTAAATCAGACTACTACAATATTAAAAATTACTTATGCTGACGGGACCGCAATAGAAACTACTTGGAATCACCCATTCTATTTGCAACAGGGCTTGTGGGTACATGCTAAAGATTTAATGGCAGGGGACTTGTCCGTTACTGCTGATGGTAAAGTGGCGACTGTTGCTTCGGTTGTAGAAATTATTCGAAATGATACTGTTTATAATTTTGAAGTGGAAGATAATCATACGTATTTTGTTTCGAAAGCCGGGGTGCTCGTTCATAATTATTTAGATCAAGTGAAGCCATTTTTAGATAATTTTAAGGATGCATTGACTTTTATTAACCAAGAATCTTTAAAAGCCGTTAGTACGATTAATGAGGATATTAAAAAGGCTACTGAGCAAAAGAAAATATATAGCGATTTGATAGATAACGTGAATATCACAGCTTCCGAAAGAGCAGCTTATAATAAAGAGATCAACAAGCTTAACGAGACTATTAAAAGTAGAACTAATGATCTAAATCAGAGAGCAAAAGAAATAGATATGGCAATTACTTTTAGAAATAAGTCTGATGAATTATTAAATCAAACTCAGTATACAGAGTTTCTAAAGACTCAATTAGAAGGTAATGAGAATTTAACGCCTGCGGAGAAGGCGGTTTATAATAAAACCCTTGCCGAACAAATCGCAAAAGTAAAAAAACTTAAAGCCGAAGTTCAAGCAGCATTTTCGAGTGTATCCCAAAGATTCGCAGGTGAGGCTAACCGATTCTTGGATGCAAATCTGAAGTATACAGGACCATTTGCATTTTTAAATGAGAACACTGCTACAGTAAATGCTGGAAATTCTTTATTATCAAATTCTCCAGCCTTCAATGAAAAGAATACTATAGTAAATGCCGATGGTTTTGCGACTAAGCTCGATAAGACCACAACCAATATAATTAAGGATTTCAAAGATAAATATACAGGTGACCCATCAAAAATGCCTGATATAACGAAGGTCTTGGACCGAACCTATGAAAGGCCTAATATCGATTATAAAAGAATGAAGAATGACCCTGCATATAGTGAGTCAGTGATGAAGAAACTAGCTGATCCATTATATGGGGCCCAGTACGGTCGTAAAGGTACTATATTACAATTGGAAGTTGTAATGGGAACAATGAAGCAAGTATATCCGACAAAGGAAAAATTCTTAGAAAAGGCCCTAGTAAGAAAAGTTGGCGAATCCGACAATGAGTATGTTACTCGTCAAACTAGAATGGAAGGAATTGCCTCTTGGATGTATGATGGTTCAAAAACGATAAAGGTAGTTGATAGCGAAGCTACGTATATGAAAAAACTTGAATCTGGTGCAATTACTCTTGATCCGTCAATGATAGTATATAAAGAAGAAGTTGTTCCAAAAAGTGACAATGATCTAGCTTCTGGAATAGCATCTGCAACCTGTCGTATTTACGCAAACTGGCTGCAGGCGGTCTTGTCCCAAAAAACGAATTTGAGTTTTGGTGAGTTTTATAGTTCTAAGCTAATGGAAGGAGATATCGGGATGGGTCAACAGACTGTTGCTCCAGTATTAGACCTCGGAGGAACACCTGGATTTGATAATAGCTACGGCGCACCTGAGATTGGCGGGGGGGCACATAATTTCTCCAGCTTATCGTTGTCTTTATTCGGAGGTCTTTTAGGTCCAAATAAGTTTACAGAGTTTTTAGGCCAATTTATAGATATGCCAAACCCGATCCCGTTTGATACATTAACTCAAAAGTTGGATAACTATAAAGAAGGAGACGTTGTTCAGATTTGGGTTGATAATAGTAATCCACCTGGACCGAATCATTTTTGTTTGATTAAGAAAACAGCAGAGGGTTGGATCAATTATAATCATAATGGAAATTTAGGAAGGGTCGAATTTGGTAAAGTAATAAAACCAGAGGATCTTCAAGATACTAAGATCTACAAAGTCTATGGACCTAATAACTAATAAAGGAATTTAAAATGAAGCGATTAATAGTTTCTATTTTTCTATTAATGTATGTTAGCTGTACTGCCAATACACGCGTAGAAAATAAGAATATTTCCGTATCTGAAGATCAAACGGAGAAAAGAGGTAGGACGGTATATAGAGTACTTTCTAAAAAAGAATATTTGGTTAATAAAACTATATTGTCTGGTGGTTCCAGAAAAATTTATGAAGCTATACGAAAGAAGAATTCGAGACTAAAAGAAAAAGGAAATGCGATTTTTTGTGGGGAATTTAGCCCTAAAGATCTGACGATTCGTATTCAGTATGTAGCGAAAGAATATGATGATATGAAAAGTTCCCTCTTACAGCTGACAGAGAATAGCCCGAATGTTTACACGGTTCATTTTGAAAATGAACCTTTACTTGATGGAATATTCCAGGAAACAGATGATCAAGCTGGTACTAAGTTTTGGCAAATTGGTCTCTTTCCAATTGGAGCAATATCAAAGATTTCCAATCCAACAAATGACCTTGGAATTTTTACAAACAGATTTTTCGATGTTAAATCCATTGCTCTTAACAAAAAGAAAATAGAGACAATCCAAGACTGCATTATGAATTTCAGAATTCAATGGTGTGGAGAACAGGCCAATCCGAAAGATCGAGAATGGAAAGATTGTGATCCACCAGGTAACGAATATTAAATTTATTTCAAATCAACCAAACACGGCACCCCATCGTAAGTATAAAAAATTGGTTCCTTCGATTTCGGATAACGAAAATAAAACACTCTTCCCATACTACTCTCCGGCCTGAGTTCAAAAGGCTCATACGGCTTTTTGAAAAGGAAGAGTTGTTTTGGATCGTATGGAATAAATTCTATATAAGTCGCCATATTCATAAATGATTCGGAAAGATCAGTTTCTCCGGACGAAATCTCTGCACCATGAACTTGTTTATATTTTGGCGATATGGAAAACAAACTAGGGCTAACTTTTGCGTTTGCATCGGAAGAATTTTCGAAGTTTACTGTTACTTTGATAAAATTTTCTTCCGGGTTTTCAGGATAGATTATTCTAATTCTTGGTGGACCGCCTCCACCTGTGATCTGCATCTTAAATGAATCAACCCTTTGAGTGGAAACTATTTTAGGTCGGATTGTTTTTGTTCCGAAATCTAATTCTTTTGCTTTTACAACTTTATATTCCGATTGAATCGGTCCTCTCAGCTTCTCGAATTTAGGGAAGCCTTCTCTAATATGCCGAACCGTTTTCATTACATAAGTAGCCACCATCGACTCACTTTCTGAGAGCCAATAGAAAGGAAGAAGAAGCCAACCTTGCCAAAGTTGTCGATATACAATATCTTTTTCTATTTCTGGTAATACGATCTCTTCTCCACCGCCATCGTACAAAATAGCTTTTATACGAAAATCTTGAGATTCGAGGCCTGGTAATATGAATAATGTAAACATTGAAACATAAAGTAACCAATGTCTTCTATGAGCAAAATGCGAAATGCGTAATACTAAAACATTCTTTAGCTGACCTTCAAGTTTAGAATATCCATCGATTTGATGAAAGCCTAAAAGTTTGATTCCCGAGTCTGGAGAGATCCTTTTTTCTAAATTTTCTTGAACGGCAAGAATAGCTTCTTTTGAATTTAATGAATGGTCTGTTTCATATACAACTATAAGACCAAATTGAGACGAATTTTGTTTTCTTTCGGAAATAACACCTTCTCTATCTTCTTTTTGAGAATTTCGTAATATTGAAAGATAACATTCTTGGAAGATGAAAGATAGAATAAATAATATGAGCACAAAATGTATAGGGGATTTCATCGATTGTTTTTGTTCCAGTAACGGTGAATAACTTTTATAATACTTTTGCAAATAATTATTCCCATCATTCTATTAAAAGTTCCAGCTAAAAAGCAAATAGAAGAGAATTAACTAGTATAAGCTATAAGATTTAATTTTTGAAAAGTGGAGAAGAAATATCCCAAACAGGTAAACGAGTGTGTATTGATTTCGTATATTATTTGCTATTAGAATCTCAGAAATTTCTTTCCAAAACGATTTTCCTGCGAAATTTTGAAAAAAACTCTGACCCTTAGTGTTAAAATTATTCGTATAATAAGATATGGGACTTTCTTTTAGACATTTCGTTTATTCCCTATTGTTCGTGCTCTCTTTCATAATGAGTTCGAATTGTGAGGGCGATCTGTACGAGATCCAAGATCCTTCTTTCGGAATGGTAAAAGACGCTGCCTATTATGTTGAAGCTCACAAGTTAGCGGATACTCAGAATTTAAGGATTTTTGCAGAGCCTGCCGAGCATAATGTGTATGCACATTTTAATTTGAAAGTCTCTCCCGAACTTTTTCTGAAACAAGGTTGGAAGAAGGGAAATCAAGTCGATGAAAGTTTTTGGAAAGAAGAACTGGCTTGGGACATTCTTCATTTCGGATTAGAAGCCCCGGTAGAATTGGCGGACGCTAAAGTCTATATCAGAGAAGATCTCTCCAGAAATTTTTCCGGCAATATAGAGGTGCTTGTTCTAACCGGAACCGAGGGCTATTTGGTTTGTAGGCAATTCACTTCGGATTCAAAATCTTATTTAAGCAATTTTAGTTTTTAGGCTTTTCTTGGGTGCCCGCGGGCTCCCTGAAATTGATCTCAAAGATATCATAATGTGATTCTCTGGCTCCTGTCACGAAAGCGACGGAGACCCCCATATAATATTTGCCGGTATATTTCATCGCCTTCCATGCATATTCGGCCATCTCTTCGGAAGTGATTGAGAATGGATGTATCCTTCCCCTAGACTCATCCATATAAAGACCTTCGTAAGTGCCTATAACTGTGCCTTTGTATTCCAAGCTTAGTATCCTACCCATTACGGAGAAATTTCTTTTTCCGCCGGTCTTACGACTTATCATCTTATCAATAGGATGTGAAGTATCGTGCGCTTGGACCCAAACCGTAATTCTTCCGCTTGGATCTTTTACAGGTGTGGTATGCGGTATTATGTTTTCTTGATATTGTGCCTGGATAACTTCTATACTGCTAGAAAGTGCTATCGGTTGGATCCTGTGGATATTGAACTGTATCAGGATCGTCTGGTTCAGGTTTTTACTTAGGAAGTTCACTACATCCGCGTTTTCCGGACGAACGCTAAAGTTTGCTTTTCTGCGCATAGGCATATAACATTCGTCCCTAGTTTCATCACATTCTTCCGCGGGATCGAAAGTTAGGACTTCTATCACACCTTCGTAAGATTCGAATACAATCCCTCGGCTCTCGAATTGGATTAATTTTGCAACAGTCCAACCCTCCGAATAGGTCCCCAGGGCAAAAGCGGGTGCGTGAGAGAATAAAACAGAAATATAAACAAAGAGGGAATATTTTCTGAGAGTCATAAATCTTTATTGGACGAGACTTTTGGGCTCTTACTACCTATCGGCATCCTTAGATCCTAAGGCCAAGTATTTTCCCTTTATAAGGCGATCCAAAGCAAAATATCGAAATTTTTTCTTTCCAAACTATAACAATCTGGTTTCAAAATAATTTTGGATTACGGAATTCATAAATAGCCTAGTTCCCTCTTATAAGTTCCCATTTTTCGTCATTTTTTAGAATTATTCTGCCAATTCTTCCTATCTTTTAGACCGTATTTTTCTGGACGTACCTTTTCAAACATTCGGCAATAGAAATGGGAGAAATATAGTCTCCATTTGTTAATAAAGGCATAACTTATATTGGATTCCTTGTAGGAATTCCAACATAGTAGGGATTCAAGATTGGGCTCAGGTTATTATCGTTTTATTTTTATCTTATGCATTCTGCCGGGAATACTTCCTCATTTGAATTGCGGGGGAGGAGGTGGCGGAATGAAATTGTTTCCAATTTTTCCATCCTCTTCCGGTATCAAAGGTCTGCATGTTTCGGACTCAGCAGGCAATCGATATTCTTCCGGTTCTACACTTTCTTTAGGTTCCGCTTTAATTAGTTCCTCTTTTTCTAATACTTTGAAGGTTGAGAATGACGGAAATTTTACCGTTACTCTCACAGGAAGTCCGGATGCGGTTTCCAAAAGTGGGATACATGCTTCTCAGTATGTGATCGATTCTCAACCTGCTAGCACGAGCTTGGCAGACGGAGACTCTAGTTCTTTTCAGATCAGTTTTCAGCCTAGTTCCGCGGGTGTTAAATCTGCGTATTTGATCATTAACTCGGATGATCCGAATATCGGTACTTATATTCTTTATTTGAAAGGAACCGGCATGGAAGCTCCTGCTCCTTCTATCCAAGTTTCGGAAGGTAGCTTTAATTTTATCCCGAACGCTCAGACGAATTTTTACGCACCGTCAGGCGGGACTTCTTCCAAAACGATTACCGTTAAAAATTCAGGAGAGCAAGATTTAGTAATTTCTAATATTTCTTTGGGAGGAGCGGATGCGGGTTCGTTTAGTGAAAACGGTTCTTCGGTTACGATCTCTCCTAAAAAGACCTATTCATTTACGATCTCTTTCGGTCCGCTTTCTGTTGCCACTTTTTCCGCTTCGGTCTCAATCGACAGCAATGATCCGAATATTGCAAGCTACTCTATAGGTCTTGCCGGGGTCGGAACTTCCGGAAACGTTCCTCAAATTTCTGTAATGTATTCGGATAATAACAATATCTCCAGGGATATTACGAGTGGAACAGGCTTCTCTTATTCCTTTGGAAGCGTTTTCCCGGGAATCGTTTCTTCCGGTAAAACGATTACAATTCGTAATTTAGGAAGTTCTAATTTAGATCTTTCGGGCACTCCTGTGGTCTTAAGTGGAACAGATCCCGGGGAGTTTACTGTAACTCAACCTTCATCCACGAGCCTTTCTCCAAATTCTTCCGCTACGTTTGTGATCAAGTTTAGTCCAACAAGTGTCGGTTCCAAGTCCGCTACGGTTACTTTGAATACTAGTAACGGAAAAGGTGGGAATGCTTCGAGTTCTGTTTTAGATGTATCCGGGGCGGGAGGAAGAAGGGATATTATCGTAACCTGGGCGCATTCTAAAGAGCATGCAGTTCACATGGCATCAGGCGCTTATAGAGTTTGCTATAAAAAAGGTTCGGATTTTAGTGCACAAGGCGATTCCGGCGTTACTTGCGATGCGGATGTAATGTACGCGGGTGATCCTTATACCCCGAATTATAAAACGATAACCGTAAGTTCTGCTGGAACTTGGTATATCCGAGTAAAGTCCTTTTCTCAGTTTAATGGGACCGGTTCCACATTCTCTAAATCGATCCAGGCAAAAGTTAGTTCTCCGGGATATTAAATAAATTTTATGAAGAATAAATTCATCTCATTTGCTCTCATTCTTTCCGTCTTCTCTGTTGGTTACCTGTTTGCCGAAAAGGAAACGAATGCTGTTTCTAACTGGTCTAAACTTTTGGACCCGGTAGGAAATACCGATAATAAGAAATATTATAAAAGAGATTCCAAAATTAAATTCAAATCTTCGGAAGTCTTGGTTAAGTTCAAAGACAACGCAGGTGACTCGGTTAAATCGTATGCGGTTGGTTCCTTTAACGGAAAAGTCCTAAACGATTTAGGAGAGACTGGGATCTCTCAAGTGGAATTGAGAGAAGGTCAAACTGTAGAAGAGGCAGTCGCTGAATACTCTGCTCATCCGGATGTGGAATATGTGCAGCCGAATTATATTTATCATGCGAGCACTTCCCCAAATGATCCGATTTATGGCCAGTTATGGGGGATGAATAACACTGGTCAGAGTGTGTTAACTGCTACCTATGCGACGAACAATCCCGGAACCAGTACTGACGATATGAGAATGGAAAGCGCTTGGGATGTGAATACGGATTGTTCGAACACAATTGTAGCAGTTGTCGATTCCGGAGTGAATTATAATCACCAAGATTTAAATGCGAATATGTGGAGTTCCGGTTCGTGTGTTTCGGACAAAGGAGTCTCCTTGGGTGCATGTTCAAACGGTTGGGATTATGCGGATAACGATTCCAATCCAATGGACTTGAACGGTCATGGAACTCATGTAGCTGGAACGATCGGAGCCAAAGGAAATAACGCAACTGGAGTCGCAGGAGTTTGTTGGACCGCTAAAATTATGGCAGTTCGAGTTTTAGACCAATCCGGTTCCGGAGATACTGCAACCATTATCAAAGGGATCAACTTTGCAATTCGTAACGGCGCTAAAATCTTAAATTTAAGTTTGGGTGGACCTGATTACGATTCAGCTATGCGTTCTGCTATGGCAAATGCCGGCAGTAAATATGACGCGTTATTCGTAGTTGCTGCAGGAAATGACGGCAGCGATTTGAACTCGGATAACTCTTATCCTTGTGAGTATGATGAAGCCAATATTCTTTGTGTGGCCGCTCTAGATCAAAAGTTCCAGTTAGCAAGTTTTTCTAATTACGATTCTTCCAAGAAGAGAGTGGATATAGGCGCTCCAGGTACAAATATTCGAAGTACTTGGGCAGGCGCAGAGAATACTTATAATCTCCCTTTTGCCAGTTGGAATCTATATCATCTTACAGGTACTTCTTGGGCCCTTGCTACATGCTCCTCTTCGGTTTTATTACTTTCTACTAATTGCGCTACAGTACTCGCCGGAATTTCTACATCTGGATATCAATCTAATTCACATTCCCTCGTTTATGGCGAAATTGCAATTACTTCCGGTGCTGAAGCTGTCACCGCGAGAATGAGTTTATATCTAGATACGGAAGGAGGATATGATGGAATTAATATGTATGCTTCCAGTTCTACTTCTATGCCGGTTATCTTTAGTTCTGTTAACAAAGTAGGAAGTCTTTCAGGAGAACGAAACGGGCAGATAATTCCAGGCTTTGAAGTTGCTTTACCGAATTGCGTCGGCTCTTCGAATTGCAGCTTCGGTTATGAATTTATTTCAGATTCTTCCATCAATCGGGCCGGTGTTGCGATTACCGCATTTAATCTGATCACTCTAGACGTTAATGATATTACTCAGTATAATACTATTAACGGAACCTCTATGGCAACTCCTCATGTAGCAGGTCTTGCTACATTGCTTAGATCCTTTAATCCTAAGTTTACATATTCGGATACGATCAAGGCAATTGTCGCAGGCGGAACAACGACTAGTTCTTTGCAAAGCATTACGAAATATGGGAAGGCGGCTAACGGGAATGGAGCGATCCGAAATTTAGAAGCTCCAACGGATCTAAGCATAGATGTTCCTTAAATATTTTATAAAATCGATTTCGATCCTTGTCCTTCTATTTATAGGCGTTGCTCCCATGTTTTCTCAAGGATTTCCTAAAAATCTTCCCGCTGAAAAAGGTAAATATGTGAAGCCTGGTCGAGTTGTTCCGAACGAGTATATTTTTAAATTGGTATCGGGAACTAATTCGGAAAGGATCAAGGAGCTAACCGCCAACGCAACCGTTTTGAATATCGAAACCATTATGGAGAATACGTACAAAGTAACGTATAAATCCGATCCGGGTTTGGATCTTCTAAAGAAGGCTTCTTCCAAATCTGGTTTTGTAGAATCAGTACAGCACAACTTGGTATACAGGGCTTTTTAAGAATCGGCCCTGCTATTTACTTTATAAAAATATAATCCTATTTTCCGGAAAATCCTGCCTGCATCCATCTTGCGATTTGGTCTAGAGCATTTTTGGCTTCTGGAACGCTCCTGCCTAAATTGAAAAAACCGTGGATCAAAGTTTCGTAGATTTTGATCTCCAGTTTAATTTTTGCTTTTTGAAGAAGGTCTGCATATGCCAGCCCTTCATCCTGTAGAGGATCAAACCCTGCGAGCAACATATACGTTTTAGGAGTATGAGAAAAGTTCGACTGCTGAAATGGTGTGACTCTTGGATCTGTCCAATCTTTCGAATTCGGAACGCTATGATGTTTGAAATAACGAAGTAGATCCCGAGTGAGAGCGTATCCGTTTGCAAATTCTTCTACACTTTTTCTTTCTTGGATTAGATCGATCCATGGGTAAATCAATATTTGGAATTGGGGAAGAGTGAGTTTTTCTTTTTTAGCCTGAGTGGAAATAGAGATCGCTAAATTTCCTCCTGCAGAATCCCCACCCACTGCAATCCTTTTAGGGTCGATGCCAATGGACTTTCCATTTTCTTTCACCCATTTATAAGCGGAGTAAGCATCTTCCCAAGAACAAGGATACGTATGTTCAGGACCCAATCTATAATCAACTGCGAGTATTGCTCGACCTGAAGTTTTTGCTAAATATCTCAAGGGTGGATCGTGAGATTCCAGATCCCCGATCACAAATCCTCCCCCATGAAAATAAAGCAAACAGGGTTCCAGGTCTTCAGATATATTAGAAGAATATAATCTGATCTTGATCCTATGCCCTGTCCCAGGAATGGAAAAATTTTCAACTCTGGGAAGTTCTACTTTTTCCAGATCGAAAAATACCATTATATTTTTGAAAAGTTCTCTCGCTTTAGGCGGAGGAAGATTTTCAGGTTTCGGCTTAATTTTAGCTAAAATTAATGCGGCTCGGACCTTGGGGTCCAAGGTCCGTCCTCTTTTGATATCTTTTCCGAAAATTCTAAGAATCGAATCGGGAAGAGAAAGTAAGGTTCTGGCCGCTAAGGTCTCAAACTTTTGCCAGAGCACTTTTTTTCCTTGGTTCTGATTTTTCGTTGGAAGAGCTTTGTTTTCCGGATTGTTTGTATTTTGCTATGGATGGAACAGGCAATGTTTGCAAACTTTTAGACGCCCTCTTTTTACCTGCTTTTAGCTCCTTCTGCATATAATACAAAAAGTCTTCGTAGTCTACTTGCATCGTATGTCTTGCAGAGCTTACGTATCTCTTCTTCATTTTCTTTTCATAATCTTTGATCTGATTTTGCATTTCAGGAATTGTAGGAAGGCTGTAATTTCCGGTCAGATATTCAGCCAGCCATTTTCCTTGGAACTCTGCAAGAGGCATGATTGCTCCTAAAGGTTGATACAATCCTACAAAGAATAAATTATTCAGATCCGGTTTGAAAGTCCTATGGAACAAAGGAAGATGATTTTCGGGAGCGGAGATAAAATCAGGTTTAAAGAATGGGAACTTAACGTTATAACCGGTGCAATAGATGATCGCGTCGATCTCTTCTTCCGAGCCGTCTGCAAACTTTACCTTGTTTCCGTTATATTCTTGGATTACAGGTTTATATTTGATATCTCCTCTTCCGAGTCTTACTAAAATATCCTGTGAGATGGTTGGGTGGGCTTCTCCGGGTTTATGATCCGGTTTAGGAAGACCGAAATCTTCCATCTTACCTACTCCGATCTTTAACATTGTCCCGAATAGAAATTGTTTTAACCAGAAAGGTGTTCCTGGAGGAAGCAACTCTGTTTGTTTGTCTAAAGGTTTTCCGAAAAGATAATTCGGGATCACCCAAGCGCCTCTCCTGGAACTTAAAAAGACTTTTTTTGCAACTCCGGGACGGCTCAATTCGACGGAAATATCCATTGCGCTGTTTCCCATACCGAGTACTACGACTCTCTTGCCCGCCAATTGGATAGGATGTTCAGGATCCACGTAGTCATGGGAGTGTATTATCTTTCCGTTAAATTTACCCGGGAAATCCGGCTCAGGCCAGCGGGGAGACCAATGATGTCCGTTAGCTACTATAACAGCATCGTAAAATATTTTTTCTCCCTTTTCGCTGGTAACTAGATAGGTCCCATCGTCTTGGGGTTCTACCTTTGAGACGCCGTTCTTGAATTTAATATGTTTACGAAGTCCGAAGTGTTCCACGTAATCTATGAAATATTTTTGGATGGGTTCGTGGTTCGGATAATCCGCGTACCAATCCGGCATTGGATAATCCCGATACTCCATTCTATCTCTATGAGTGTTAATATGAAGTGATTTATAAATATTACTCAGGCCGTTGTCGTTCTTAAATCTCCAGTTACCTCCTACATCGCTTCCTTTTTCGTAGCAGTCGTAAGGGATTCCCTTGTCCTGCAATGATTTACAAACAGTGATTCCACTAGAGCCGGCGCCAATAACGCAGACTTTCGGTAACTCTTGCATATAGTTCTCCGATCTTTTTATGAGGTTGATAAAACGAATTAGTAGTAGATGTTTTTAGAACGCATAGTCAAGTCCGAAAATGGATTGAGTTAATAAATCGATATGTTTAGGTCGGATTTATGAAGACAGAAGAGAAAACAAACGTTCATTTTGATTACGACTATATCATAGTAGGTTCCGGTTTCGGTGGAAGTGTTTCTGCCATGAGGTTAAGCCAAAAAGGGTATTCTGTCTTGGTGATCGAATCCGGAAAAAGATGGACCGCTAAACAATTTCCTAAAACGAATTGGTCCGTTCACAAATATTTATGGATGCCTAGATTAGGTTTTTACGGAATCCAAAGATTAAATCTCTTAAAAGATTTTTTTCTAGTTAGCGGCGCCGGAGTTGGAGGAGGCTCCTTAGTGTATGCGAATACACTTTACGTTCCTTCTGATAAAACGTTAAATCATCCTACATACAAGAAGATCGGCGGTAAGGAGGGAATGCTTCCTTTCTATAAAGTCGCTTCCAGAATGTTAGGTGTCGTTCAGAATCCTCACTTGGATGGATCGGACGATGTTTTAAAGGAGATTGCGCATGAGATGGGAAGAGGTGAAACTTTTTCTCCAACTCCTGTCGGAGTATTCTTCGGAGAAAAACCTGGAGAAACGGTAAAAGATCCGTTCTTTCTGGGCGAGGGTCCTGAAAGAACCACTTGCAATCTTTGCGGAGGTTGTATGGTAGGTTGCCGCTTTAATTCTAAAAATACATTAGATAAAAATTATCTATTTTTTGCGGAAAAGTTAGGTGCAAAAGTCCTTCCAGAGACTAAAGTAACGGATCTTGTTCCTTTAAATGAAAGAGGAGAAGTCGATCCGGATGCAAGCGGAGAATTCGGTTATCAACTTTCCACTAGATCCACAACTGGCTGGTTAGGATCTCCTAAAAGGAAATTTAAAGCTAGATCTGTCGTACTTTCTGCCGCAGTGATGGGAACTGTAGGCTTACTTCTGCGTTCAAAAGAAGCAGGACATATGAAACGTCTTTCTGTTCGTCTGGGAGATGATGTTCGTACGAATAGTGAAACGGTTTTGGGAGTTACTAAGTTTGGAAAGGATGTGGACTTTTCTAGAGGTGTTGCGATCACTTCTTCCATTCATCCGGATGAACATACTCATATAGAGCCGGTACGTTATTCTAAAGGTTCCGATTTTTTCGGCACTCTTGCGAGTG encodes:
- a CDS encoding GMC family oxidoreductase — protein: MKTEEKTNVHFDYDYIIVGSGFGGSVSAMRLSQKGYSVLVIESGKRWTAKQFPKTNWSVHKYLWMPRLGFYGIQRLNLLKDFFLVSGAGVGGGSLVYANTLYVPSDKTLNHPTYKKIGGKEGMLPFYKVASRMLGVVQNPHLDGSDDVLKEIAHEMGRGETFSPTPVGVFFGEKPGETVKDPFFLGEGPERTTCNLCGGCMVGCRFNSKNTLDKNYLFFAEKLGAKVLPETKVTDLVPLNERGEVDPDASGEFGYQLSTRSTTGWLGSPKRKFKARSVVLSAAVMGTVGLLLRSKEAGHMKRLSVRLGDDVRTNSETVLGVTKFGKDVDFSRGVAITSSIHPDEHTHIEPVRYSKGSDFFGTLASVLTDGGGIFPRPLKYFFTMFTQPIYFLKASWPFGFAKNSLILLVMQTLDNKVKIVRKRRMSWPFERSMTSVIGSGEKVPSYIPIANQTARKVAKKIGGIPRSSLNDVLLNAPITGHIMGGCVMGSDPEEGVIDFENKVYGYKNLRVCDSSMIPVNLGVNPSLSITAMTERAMSMIPPKENKKISSFEFEKQFGITSVVFPKI